Proteins encoded within one genomic window of Lactococcus garvieae:
- a CDS encoding Sau3AI family type II restriction endonuclease, translating into MCEKKWSSVEEVHNRGKEAINKQIFELVKDETVEKYWNNTKNKGWIGNSIESDWFKIPNNSRHEADIPYLNLEIKVTPIKKNSKGWVAKERLVLNIFDFNDEYKRTFETASFMEKTALTEMLYYEFKQDVPSPDLFIRQAVLLKLKDLPKEDLLIIKNDWQTIVNKIREGKAEELSDSLTQYLGATTKGGKSEKNMTTQPFSHKKAHRRSFTLKTNYMSFLAKKFMSEDYKESERVISDSNLLRENSFEEIILSKFKPYIGKTKQELGNEFGVKIHSKNDKASSRIIASKILNLSDDIEKTEEFRKANISLKIVTVNPNSRTRGTNLPKTTEGFKLQNWNDEFCDIEIEFEDSQLYRYLTETRFLLAVFEETKNGDVFKGCKFWNVPVSDVYGKIQEVYDDTKCKLKSGVELTYKSGNYKKGYKVENNFINMSDEMIAHIRPDAIDSEGAYNGDFNQKNAMALPRKSRWVNRPPERAGELTFDYMIKQAYWLNPTYLYQAVKEFFE; encoded by the coding sequence TGTGGAAAAATATTGGAATAATACTAAAAATAAAGGATGGATTGGAAATTCTATTGAGTCAGACTGGTTTAAAATTCCCAATAATTCAAGACATGAGGCTGACATCCCATATCTAAATTTAGAAATTAAAGTTACGCCTATAAAAAAGAACTCAAAAGGCTGGGTTGCCAAGGAGAGGCTTGTTTTAAATATTTTTGATTTCAATGACGAATATAAGCGTACTTTTGAAACAGCATCATTTATGGAGAAAACAGCATTAACAGAAATGTTGTATTATGAATTTAAGCAAGATGTACCAAGCCCTGATTTATTTATACGACAAGCAGTTTTATTAAAATTAAAAGATTTACCTAAAGAAGATTTATTAATCATAAAAAATGATTGGCAAACAATTGTTAATAAAATTAGAGAAGGTAAAGCAGAAGAGTTGTCAGATTCTTTGACACAATATCTAGGAGCTACGACTAAAGGTGGGAAAAGTGAAAAGAACATGACTACCCAACCATTCTCTCATAAAAAAGCACATCGCCGTTCATTTACATTAAAGACGAATTATATGAGCTTTCTTGCAAAAAAATTTATGAGTGAGGATTATAAAGAGTCTGAAAGAGTTATTTCAGATTCTAATTTATTAAGGGAGAATAGTTTTGAAGAAATAATTTTATCTAAGTTTAAACCATACATTGGAAAAACGAAACAAGAACTTGGGAATGAATTTGGAGTGAAAATTCACTCAAAAAATGATAAAGCAAGCAGTCGAATAATTGCAAGTAAAATATTGAATTTATCAGATGATATTGAGAAAACAGAAGAATTTAGAAAAGCGAATATTTCGTTAAAAATTGTCACAGTTAATCCGAACTCTAGAACTAGAGGAACAAATCTTCCAAAGACAACAGAAGGTTTTAAGTTGCAAAACTGGAATGATGAATTTTGTGATATAGAAATAGAATTTGAAGATTCACAATTATATCGTTATTTAACCGAAACAAGATTTTTACTAGCTGTATTTGAAGAAACAAAAAATGGAGATGTATTCAAAGGCTGTAAGTTTTGGAATGTCCCAGTTTCAGATGTATATGGAAAAATACAAGAAGTTTATGATGATACAAAGTGTAAATTAAAATCAGGCGTTGAACTTACCTATAAATCAGGTAATTATAAAAAAGGTTATAAGGTCGAGAATAACTTTATTAATATGTCAGATGAAATGATTGCACATATTCGTCCAGATGCTATTGATAGTGAGGGGGCATATAACGGAGATTTTAATCAAAAGAATGCTATGGCACTGCCTCGCAAATCTAGATGGGTAAACCGTCCTCCAGAACGTGCAGGGGAACTGACTTTTGACTACATGATAAAACAGGCGTACTGGCTAAACCCTACTTATCTTTATCAAGCTGTAAAAGAGTTTTTTGAGTAA
- a CDS encoding LiaF domain-containing protein: MSRRIKTFIIIEICIIAALLIHVLKSPYFLLLLAFAVTFSVLSQKITFLRPVSAVLWIFLTVMLLTAGWFWLALLFPILVGISFWKKQGQGEFNYDPQNYPDRDNAKDITRANGNDVIDLYDIKFRPEGNNLNIKKSAGNTKIIVPEDVAIALEITVHNGVVKIFDEEAEINPSNLRHFSDVAQGTQKRIRIKIQVETGNVEVVKG; encoded by the coding sequence ATGAGTAGACGGATAAAAACTTTTATTATTATTGAAATATGTATTATAGCAGCCTTGCTTATTCATGTTCTAAAATCGCCATACTTTCTCTTACTGCTTGCCTTTGCTGTAACTTTTAGTGTTTTATCTCAAAAGATTACCTTCCTTCGACCAGTTTCCGCAGTGCTGTGGATTTTTCTCACTGTGATGTTGTTGACAGCAGGTTGGTTTTGGCTTGCTCTCCTTTTCCCGATTCTTGTAGGGATTAGCTTCTGGAAAAAACAGGGACAGGGTGAATTCAATTATGACCCTCAAAACTACCCCGATAGAGACAATGCAAAAGATATTACTCGTGCAAATGGGAATGATGTTATTGATCTCTATGATATAAAATTTAGGCCAGAAGGGAATAATCTCAATATCAAAAAATCAGCGGGAAATACTAAAATCATTGTACCTGAAGATGTAGCCATTGCATTAGAAATTACGGTGCATAATGGTGTGGTCAAAATTTTTGATGAAGAAGCTGAGATTAATCCAAGTAATTTACGCCATTTTTCTGATGTAGCTCAAGGCACCCAAAAACGTATTCGTATCAAGATTCAAGTTGAAACTGGGAATGTTGAGGTGGTTAAAGGATGA
- a CDS encoding sensor histidine kinase, with translation MKKSIIKTFTVLFLIIVLVDILLFSITSGVSTASIMGEIANNFYGIWIFLSVAGLLALVFTFFNYLENSKIKKNFYDDIQRLSQNQEPEHQELQDLHKRLKEMSIELQELSSQKSANKAEIIETERKRISRELHDSVSQELFAATMILSSVTGSEAENTNLTQDQILTQTRLVLKILHEAQNEMRALLLHLRPIELDGKSLSAGLNSLTDELQAKISANINVKLSDIQASSNIEDNLFRMAQEILSNTLRHSQADNIEVLLREQYDNIILRIADDGVGFDTRDSKSASYGLVNIKERALLLGGEVKISSAPNQGTSVEIRIPQVNQ, from the coding sequence ATGAAAAAATCTATCATTAAAACCTTTACTGTCCTTTTCCTGATTATTGTTTTAGTTGATATTTTGTTGTTCTCCATTACAAGCGGTGTTTCAACTGCTAGTATTATGGGAGAAATTGCTAATAATTTCTATGGTATATGGATTTTTCTATCGGTAGCTGGTCTCTTAGCGCTGGTTTTTACCTTTTTTAATTATCTGGAAAATAGTAAAATAAAGAAAAATTTCTATGATGATATTCAACGCTTAAGTCAAAACCAAGAACCAGAGCATCAGGAACTTCAAGATTTGCATAAACGTTTGAAAGAAATGTCCATTGAATTACAGGAGCTTTCTAGTCAAAAGTCTGCAAATAAAGCAGAAATTATTGAGACAGAAAGAAAGAGAATTTCACGTGAACTTCATGACTCAGTGAGTCAAGAACTCTTTGCTGCCACGATGATTCTGTCTTCAGTGACAGGAAGTGAAGCAGAAAATACAAATTTAACTCAAGATCAAATTTTGACTCAAACACGTTTGGTTTTGAAAATCTTGCACGAAGCCCAAAATGAAATGCGCGCCTTATTATTGCACCTCAGACCGATTGAGTTAGACGGAAAATCTCTGTCAGCTGGACTAAATTCTTTAACGGATGAACTTCAAGCTAAAATTTCTGCTAATATTAATGTGAAGCTCAGTGATATTCAAGCTTCTTCAAATATAGAAGACAATCTTTTTCGAATGGCGCAAGAAATACTCAGTAATACCCTGAGACACTCACAAGCTGATAATATTGAAGTACTCCTGAGAGAACAATATGATAATATTATCTTAAGGATAGCTGATGATGGCGTAGGATTTGATACCCGCGACAGCAAATCAGCCAGTTATGGCCTTGTTAATATCAAAGAACGGGCGCTTCTTCTTGGCGGTGAGGTCAAGATTTCGAGTGCTCCCAATCAAGGAACTAGTGTAGAAATACGTATTCCTCAAGTTAATCAATAA
- a CDS encoding response regulator transcription factor, giving the protein MDKIKLLIVDDHQMVRLGLSSFMSIQPDIEVVGEAADGESGYLKAQNLKPDVILMDLVMDRLDGIGATQKILAETPEQKILILTSFLDDEKVFPALAAGAKGYILKTSQAAEIANAVRKVASGEDVLSQAVKEKISQQKHRKPELYDNLSKREMEVLKILAQGLSNQEIADRLFISLKTVKTHVSNIFNKLEVNDRTQATIYAIQHKLVDQ; this is encoded by the coding sequence ATGGATAAAATAAAATTACTTATAGTTGATGATCATCAGATGGTTCGTCTTGGATTATCAAGTTTCATGAGTATTCAACCTGACATTGAAGTAGTTGGAGAAGCTGCTGATGGAGAATCTGGCTATCTCAAAGCTCAAAATCTTAAACCAGATGTAATCTTGATGGATTTAGTCATGGACCGCTTGGATGGCATCGGGGCAACACAGAAGATATTGGCGGAAACGCCAGAGCAGAAGATACTGATATTGACCAGTTTTTTGGATGATGAAAAGGTGTTCCCTGCTTTGGCTGCAGGAGCAAAGGGTTATATTTTAAAAACTTCCCAAGCAGCTGAAATTGCAAATGCGGTCCGTAAAGTGGCAAGCGGAGAAGATGTCTTATCACAGGCTGTGAAAGAAAAAATAAGCCAACAAAAGCATCGTAAACCAGAACTTTATGATAATCTTTCAAAAAGAGAAATGGAAGTTCTCAAAATACTCGCTCAAGGTTTATCAAATCAAGAAATTGCGGATCGTCTTTTTATAAGTCTAAAGACGGTTAAAACACACGTGTCCAATATTTTCAATAAACTCGAAGTGAACGACCGTACCCAGGCAACAATTTATGCGATTCAGCACAAGCTTGTTGATCAATAA
- a CDS encoding Cof-type HAD-IIB family hydrolase encodes MKDLIEKASNIKIIFFDIDDTLRDLKTGFIPESLPYIFDSLRKKGIKTGIATGRNYFNVLPEIRNLKPDFFVTINGASVQNKEQEIIYKNLLDKPTIEEIITWLKSENADYLFVGNDNLKASKWEGLPEQVIPKDYGRLEVAPDYYKTNDVYQMLTISDHDQDLVLPSPLVDKVRMVRWHPNSSDIVPLLGSKANGCMKVLEYLNLTSENMMNFGDELNDKELFDLAGLSVAMKISHPEILAKADYVTDTVQNDGILKALQKLQIIN; translated from the coding sequence ATGAAAGATTTAATTGAAAAAGCTTCAAATATCAAAATTATTTTCTTTGATATTGATGATACCTTACGCGATTTGAAGACCGGTTTTATCCCAGAAAGCTTGCCTTATATCTTTGATAGTTTGCGCAAAAAGGGAATAAAAACGGGTATTGCAACTGGGCGAAACTATTTCAATGTCCTTCCAGAAATTCGTAACCTGAAACCAGATTTTTTTGTGACAATCAATGGGGCTTCTGTTCAAAATAAGGAACAAGAAATAATCTATAAAAATCTCTTAGATAAGCCCACAATCGAAGAAATTATTACTTGGTTAAAGAGCGAAAATGCTGACTATCTCTTTGTTGGGAACGACAATCTTAAAGCTTCGAAATGGGAAGGACTACCTGAGCAGGTCATACCAAAAGATTACGGCAGACTTGAAGTGGCTCCTGACTATTACAAAACAAATGATGTTTACCAGATGCTTACAATATCTGATCACGATCAAGACTTGGTTTTACCTTCTCCACTAGTAGACAAGGTTAGAATGGTACGCTGGCACCCAAATTCTTCAGATATAGTACCTCTTTTAGGAAGTAAAGCAAACGGCTGTATGAAGGTTTTAGAGTATCTGAACCTGACATCAGAAAATATGATGAATTTTGGAGACGAGCTTAATGATAAAGAGCTTTTTGACTTAGCGGGTTTATCAGTTGCGATGAAGATATCTCATCCTGAAATATTAGCTAAGGCGGATTACGTTACTGATACGGTTCAGAATGATGGTATCTTGAAAGCATTGCAAAAGTTACAAATAATCAATTAA
- a CDS encoding peptidylprolyl isomerase, with protein MTYPQLNLDQHEGTTAIIHTNHGDMTVKLFDEVAPKTVKNFVELSKNGYYDGIIFHRIIKDFMIQGGDPTGTGMGGESIYGEKFEDEFSQDVFNIRGALSMANAGPNTNGSQFFVVQNQNLPYPKSALVEGGWPEEVAELYTQGGTPHLDGRHTVFGQLADEASFEVLDKIAGVRVGMQDRPVDDVVIENIEIIEK; from the coding sequence ATGACTTATCCACAACTTAACCTTGACCAACACGAAGGCACAACAGCGATTATTCATACAAATCATGGAGACATGACTGTGAAGCTTTTTGATGAAGTAGCCCCTAAAACAGTTAAAAACTTTGTTGAATTGAGTAAAAATGGCTATTATGATGGTATTATTTTCCACCGTATTATCAAAGACTTTATGATCCAAGGTGGTGATCCTACAGGTACTGGTATGGGTGGCGAATCAATCTATGGTGAAAAGTTTGAAGACGAATTCTCACAAGATGTGTTCAACATTCGCGGTGCTTTGTCAATGGCAAATGCTGGTCCTAATACAAATGGCAGCCAGTTCTTTGTGGTACAAAATCAAAACCTCCCTTATCCTAAATCAGCTTTAGTTGAAGGAGGATGGCCTGAAGAAGTTGCTGAACTTTATACACAAGGGGGAACACCACACCTTGATGGACGCCATACAGTCTTTGGCCAACTTGCAGATGAAGCATCATTTGAAGTTCTAGATAAAATTGCAGGTGTGCGCGTGGGCATGCAAGACCGTCCAGTGGATGATGTTGTGATTGAAAATATTGAAATTATCGAGAAATAA
- a CDS encoding CvfD/Ygs/GSP13 family RNA-binding post-transcriptional regulator: protein MIDKSVKIGDKVTAEIIGLQDYGAFVKFSDRENKEHKGLIHISEVQSGFVKNIREVIKVGQQVESQIIDIDEYNGKVSLSIRSLEENPQNHYFYRKKRFTDSRDKIGFKSLADKRELWIKEGEDYLRERAN, encoded by the coding sequence ATGATTGATAAATCAGTAAAAATTGGTGATAAAGTCACTGCTGAAATTATTGGCTTACAAGATTATGGTGCTTTTGTTAAATTTTCGGATCGAGAAAATAAAGAGCACAAGGGCTTGATTCATATTTCGGAAGTTCAATCAGGTTTTGTCAAAAATATCCGTGAAGTTATAAAAGTAGGACAACAGGTCGAGTCACAAATCATTGATATTGATGAGTACAATGGCAAAGTCAGTCTCTCTATTCGTAGTCTTGAAGAAAATCCGCAAAATCATTATTTTTATCGTAAAAAAAGATTCACAGATTCCCGTGATAAGATTGGTTTTAAAAGCTTAGCTGATAAAAGAGAGCTCTGGATTAAAGAAGGCGAGGACTATCTAAGAGAAAGAGCAAACTAA
- a CDS encoding TVP38/TMEM64 family protein, which translates to MNNNVLKYTKRVFNVITILGFIATIVGSVYLWHLGVFQDQETLKSLITAHAFLGPIIFFCMQIIQVIIPIIPGGLTIAAGVLIFGPVWGFIYNYLGIVIGSVILFHLGRKYGQSLVQVFVKEKTYNKYMAWLEKGQKRFNIAFLLLILSPIAPDDALVLIASQTRMSWKFFNCVMILCKPLPILFYSYALIFGGNLLGNLF; encoded by the coding sequence ATGAACAACAATGTCTTAAAATATACCAAACGTGTTTTTAACGTGATTACGATTTTGGGTTTTATTGCTACTATTGTTGGTAGTGTTTACCTCTGGCATCTTGGGGTGTTTCAAGATCAAGAAACCTTGAAAAGTCTGATAACGGCGCACGCCTTTCTTGGACCGATAATTTTTTTCTGCATGCAAATTATCCAAGTTATTATCCCAATAATACCAGGAGGCTTGACTATAGCAGCTGGTGTCTTAATTTTTGGACCTGTCTGGGGCTTTATCTATAATTATCTAGGTATTGTTATTGGATCAGTGATACTTTTCCATCTGGGACGAAAATACGGTCAGTCCTTAGTTCAAGTCTTTGTTAAAGAAAAAACTTACAACAAATATATGGCTTGGTTAGAAAAAGGACAAAAACGTTTTAATATCGCTTTCCTCCTACTTATTTTGTCCCCCATTGCTCCAGATGATGCTTTGGTTCTTATCGCAAGTCAAACACGAATGAGTTGGAAATTTTTCAACTGTGTCATGATACTATGTAAGCCACTTCCGATTTTATTCTACTCTTACGCTTTGATTTTTGGAGGGAATTTACTGGGAAATCTGTTCTAA
- a CDS encoding FtsW/RodA/SpoVE family cell cycle protein, whose translation MNNKTNTINKKKKLTKNKLTFDSRIDYALILPAFLLTVIGLYAIWVAVSHDYPTQATQMVGQQGTWIIVGVILALIVMHMDSRLLWNLTPVLYGLGLILMVLPLFFYSPSMYALTGSKNWVAFHNTNLFQPSEMMKIAYILFLSKIVVSFQNKLKKRYLKDDFILIGQIGLATVPIAVLAGLQKDFGTFMVFLVIASGIILVSGVSWKIILPVILAAILVGVGIVAMVMDPKGQELLGHVFSQYQINRFLAWLHPFEYTQTFSLQQSRALIAIGVGGLFGRGFGVANINVPVRESDMIFTVIGEGFGFVGATFVILLYFILIYRMIRVTFQSNNQFYTFISTGIIMMILFHVFENIGAAIGLVPLTGIPLPFISQGGSALISNIIGLGLVLSMKYNQLPEFITVREAGRKSLENKKARLSRSSQKRVKATKNRRTTR comes from the coding sequence TTGAATAATAAAACAAATACAATAAATAAAAAGAAAAAGCTGACGAAAAATAAGTTGACATTTGACAGTCGCATTGACTATGCGCTGATATTACCAGCCTTTCTTTTAACAGTTATTGGACTATATGCTATTTGGGTAGCAGTAAGCCACGACTATCCAACGCAAGCAACGCAAATGGTTGGGCAGCAAGGCACATGGATAATCGTTGGTGTCATACTAGCTCTGATTGTTATGCATATGGATTCCAGACTGCTTTGGAATCTCACACCGGTGCTTTATGGCCTTGGTCTCATATTGATGGTCTTACCCCTATTTTTTTATAGCCCTTCCATGTATGCATTAACCGGGTCTAAAAACTGGGTTGCCTTCCATAACACCAACCTTTTTCAGCCTTCGGAGATGATGAAAATAGCGTATATATTATTTTTATCAAAGATTGTGGTTTCCTTTCAGAACAAGTTGAAAAAGCGTTACCTTAAAGATGATTTTATTTTGATTGGTCAAATTGGTTTGGCGACAGTGCCGATTGCTGTTCTTGCGGGACTTCAGAAGGACTTTGGTACCTTTATGGTGTTCCTCGTCATTGCCTCAGGTATTATCTTAGTTTCAGGTGTATCTTGGAAAATTATTTTGCCTGTTATTCTTGCTGCCATTCTTGTTGGGGTAGGAATTGTGGCTATGGTTATGGACCCGAAAGGCCAAGAATTGTTGGGACACGTTTTTAGTCAGTACCAAATCAACCGTTTCCTTGCATGGCTGCACCCCTTTGAATACACGCAGACTTTCTCACTGCAACAATCCCGTGCCTTAATTGCTATTGGTGTGGGAGGCCTCTTTGGACGTGGCTTTGGTGTAGCAAATATCAACGTGCCTGTTCGAGAATCAGATATGATCTTCACAGTAATCGGCGAAGGTTTTGGCTTTGTTGGTGCTACTTTTGTAATCTTGCTCTATTTCATTCTCATTTATCGCATGATTCGTGTGACCTTTCAATCAAATAATCAGTTCTATACCTTTATTTCAACAGGAATTATCATGATGATTCTTTTCCATGTGTTTGAAAATATTGGAGCAGCTATCGGTTTAGTTCCTTTGACGGGGATACCCCTTCCATTTATTTCACAAGGAGGTTCAGCCCTTATCAGTAACATTATTGGGCTGGGACTCGTTCTTTCAATGAAATACAATCAACTTCCAGAATTTATTACGGTTCGTGAAGCTGGACGTAAGTCGTTAGAAAATAAAAAAGCCCGACTCTCGCGCTCTTCTCAAAAAAGAGTAAAAGCAACTAAAAACCGTCGAACTACACGATGA
- a CDS encoding flavodoxin family protein — MKYAVRYASRGGNTRAVADVIADKINVKAERISEPLEEEVDVLFLGAGVWFASVTKDMKEYLAALDSGKIKQIVAFSTSGHLESAIKKITAAAKEKGIKVNPESFDLHMNMQGITFFAPAGGDLTQEQVREVDAFVDKVVTKL; from the coding sequence ATGAAATATGCAGTAAGATATGCTTCACGTGGTGGAAATACACGTGCAGTTGCAGATGTGATTGCTGATAAAATCAATGTAAAAGCAGAACGTATCTCGGAACCTTTAGAGGAAGAAGTGGATGTTTTATTTCTCGGAGCTGGTGTATGGTTTGCATCTGTAACTAAAGATATGAAAGAGTATCTCGCAGCTTTAGATAGCGGAAAAATTAAGCAAATTGTGGCTTTTTCAACTTCCGGTCACTTGGAGTCAGCCATCAAAAAAATTACTGCAGCAGCAAAAGAAAAAGGAATTAAAGTTAATCCAGAATCTTTTGATTTACACATGAATATGCAAGGGATTACGTTTTTTGCACCTGCAGGTGGTGATTTAACACAAGAACAAGTGCGAGAAGTTGACGCTTTTGTGGATAAAGTAGTTACCAAATTGTAA
- a CDS encoding CHAP domain-containing protein has translation MKKKLIMTLMLSTVILTAGAPLATVAADSTEQKIAEQDSKISAIKDEAAKAQSQVDAVEAQVGTLKEKQVSMEKEVEKLLSQQKQQSEQIQELNKNIKERHEGLEAQARSAQTEGSATNYISAVLDSKSLTNAIQKITAMATVADANKAMIEEQEKDQKNIQEKLKDNQAKYEKVTKLQQDLSSQADELATQEAKLKVAQLSYQATVTSEEGKKQELLSQKAEAERAAQAAAEAQKLAEQQLLLSQQEKPKEETVENIPEPVVPPVTGGDKVDPPIVNPGPTPPPTNNQNPYPWGQCTWGVWEYFGGSIPTYAGNAGDWVVYANSGPAVGTIAVFPPGNQGAGGVGHVAVVTAVNGSTLTISETNFSGPNGGGLGIRTTREVSSAGVRFIRP, from the coding sequence ATGAAAAAGAAATTAATTATGACATTGATGCTTTCGACAGTGATATTGACTGCAGGGGCTCCTTTGGCTACTGTAGCAGCTGATTCAACGGAGCAAAAGATTGCAGAACAAGATTCAAAAATTTCGGCTATAAAAGACGAGGCAGCTAAAGCACAATCACAAGTAGATGCTGTAGAAGCACAAGTTGGAACATTGAAAGAAAAGCAAGTTTCAATGGAAAAAGAAGTTGAAAAATTGTTAAGCCAACAGAAACAACAGTCTGAACAGATTCAAGAGTTAAACAAAAATATTAAAGAACGTCATGAAGGATTAGAGGCACAAGCACGTAGTGCTCAAACTGAGGGCTCAGCAACAAACTATATCTCAGCAGTATTGGACTCAAAATCTTTGACTAATGCAATACAAAAAATTACTGCCATGGCTACTGTTGCCGATGCTAACAAAGCGATGATTGAAGAGCAAGAGAAAGACCAAAAAAATATCCAAGAAAAGCTCAAAGATAATCAAGCTAAATATGAAAAAGTAACAAAATTACAACAAGATTTAAGTAGTCAAGCGGATGAGCTAGCAACCCAAGAAGCAAAACTTAAAGTAGCTCAGCTTAGCTACCAAGCAACGGTGACTTCTGAAGAAGGTAAAAAGCAAGAATTACTGAGCCAAAAAGCTGAAGCTGAGCGTGCAGCACAAGCAGCAGCAGAGGCTCAAAAGTTGGCCGAGCAACAATTATTACTCTCACAGCAAGAGAAACCAAAAGAAGAAACAGTTGAAAATATTCCTGAACCAGTAGTGCCACCAGTGACGGGTGGAGACAAGGTGGACCCCCCTATTGTAAATCCAGGTCCAACTCCTCCACCTACCAATAATCAAAATCCATATCCATGGGGACAATGTACTTGGGGAGTTTGGGAGTACTTCGGTGGAAGCATTCCAACATATGCTGGGAATGCTGGTGACTGGGTAGTTTATGCTAATAGTGGACCTGCCGTAGGTACAATCGCTGTATTCCCTCCAGGTAATCAAGGTGCAGGTGGTGTAGGTCACGTTGCGGTTGTAACTGCAGTTAATGGTAGCACCCTTACTATTTCCGAAACTAACTTCTCAGGCCCTAATGGTGGTGGACTAGGAATTCGGACGACCCGTGAAGTTTCTTCTGCAGGTGTAAGGTTTATACGCCCCTAA
- a CDS encoding ABC transporter ATP-binding protein produces the protein MLEVKNLRKTFGELVAVDDLSFRIEDGEILGFIGQNGSGKTTTFRLILDFLMQDEGSVLWNGKPLSSKEYDIIGYLPEERGLYPKDSIETQLRFFGQLRGKTRKEIDEKIDYWMEKFEVKGKRTDKVKTLSKGNQQKVQLIATLIHEPKLVILDEPFSGLDPVNAELLKTAVAELREQQVCVVFSDHNMMNVEKMVDKMIMVKDGKKILDGTVDAVRQSFGRTKVFIEAPVSQAELSSLEGVKEVTLQRNGAYELTLSNEEAGKGVFDYVTKSGYIHMFSQQPPTLEEIFKMKAGEIYE, from the coding sequence ATGCTAGAAGTGAAAAATCTCCGTAAAACATTTGGAGAGCTTGTTGCAGTGGATGACCTGAGTTTCAGGATAGAAGATGGAGAGATTTTAGGATTTATCGGACAAAATGGATCAGGAAAAACAACGACATTTCGACTTATATTGGACTTTTTAATGCAAGATGAAGGAAGTGTTTTATGGAATGGGAAGCCATTATCTAGCAAAGAATATGATATTATAGGTTATTTGCCAGAAGAGAGAGGACTCTATCCGAAAGACAGTATTGAAACACAGCTTCGTTTTTTTGGACAGCTGAGAGGAAAAACTCGAAAAGAAATCGATGAAAAAATCGATTATTGGATGGAAAAATTTGAAGTAAAAGGAAAACGAACAGATAAGGTAAAAACTTTGTCAAAAGGTAATCAACAAAAAGTGCAACTTATTGCGACACTTATCCATGAGCCAAAGCTTGTTATCTTAGACGAACCCTTTTCAGGTTTGGACCCCGTTAATGCTGAATTGCTGAAAACAGCTGTTGCTGAACTACGTGAACAACAGGTATGTGTTGTCTTTTCAGATCATAACATGATGAATGTTGAAAAAATGGTTGATAAGATGATTATGGTAAAAGATGGCAAGAAGATACTGGATGGAACGGTAGATGCGGTACGTCAAAGTTTTGGGCGTACAAAAGTATTTATAGAAGCACCAGTATCCCAAGCAGAACTGTCGAGTCTTGAGGGGGTAAAAGAAGTTACGCTGCAGCGAAATGGTGCTTATGAGCTGACTTTATCAAATGAAGAAGCAGGGAAAGGAGTCTTTGACTATGTTACAAAATCAGGCTATATCCACATGTTTTCTCAACAGCCTCCAACCTTAGAAGAAATATTCAAAATGAAGGCAGGTGAGATTTATGAATAG